One window of Ziziphus jujuba cultivar Dongzao chromosome 5, ASM3175591v1 genomic DNA carries:
- the LOC107420853 gene encoding probable protein phosphatase 2C 10 isoform X2: MDWLCCFSYSKLSASSAGKGKSHGGLIKYGFSLIKGKANHPMEDYHVAKFVKIQGHELGLFAIYDGHLGDSVPGYLQKHLFANILKEDGFWVDPNRSISKAYERTDQAILSNSSALGRGGSTAVTAILINGQKLWVANVGDSRAVLSRGGQAIQMSIDHEPNTERGSIENKGGFVSNMPGDVPRVNGQLAVSRAFGDKSLKLHLRSDPDIQDTIVDANTDILILASDGLWKVMANQEAIDIARKIKDPMKAAKHLTNEAVKRDSKDDISCVVVRFRG, from the exons ATGGATTGGCTATGCTGTTTTTCCTACTCTAAG CTTTCTGCATCTAGCGCTGGTAAGGGAAAAAGCCATGGGGGGCTAATCAAGTATGGTTTCAGCCTGATAAAGGGGAAAGCAAATCATCCAATGGAAGATTATCATGTTGCCAAGTTTGTTAAGATCCAGGGACATGAATTAGGGCTATTTGCCATTTATGATGGACATTTGGGGGATAGCGTTCCAGGTTACCTGCAGAAGCATTTGTTTGCAAATATTCTAAAGGAG GATGGGTTTTGGGTTGACCCTAACAGATCTATCTCAAAAGCCTATGAGAGGACAGACCAGGCAATTCTCTCAAACAGTTCTGCCTTGGGCCGTGGTGGGTCCACTGCTGTAACTGCAATTCTGATAAATGGTCAAAAGTTATGGGTGGCCAATGTTGGAGATTCACGAGCGGTTCTTTCAAGAGGGGGTCAGGCTATACAGATGTCAATAGATCATGAGCCCAATACTGAACGAGGCAGCATCGAGAACAAAGGTGGCTTCGTCTCAAACATGCCAG GAGATGTTCCTAGAGTGAATGGGCAACTAGCAGTTTCTCGTGCTTTTGGGGACAAGAGCCTTAAATTACATTTGCGATCAGACCCAGACATACAGGATACTATTGTTGATGCCAACACTGATATTCTTATACTTGCAAGTGATGGACTCTGGAAG GTTATGGCTAATCAAGAGGCAATTGATATTGCACGAAAGATCAAAGACCCAATGAAGGCAGCTAAGCATTTAACAAATGAAGCAGTGAAAAGGGATAGTAAAGATGATATATCATGTGTTGTTGTTAGATTTAGGGGATGA
- the LOC107420853 gene encoding probable protein phosphatase 2C 10 isoform X3 — translation MEDYHVAKFVKIQGHELGLFAIYDGHLGDSVPGYLQKHLFANILKEDGFWVDPNRSISKAYERTDQAILSNSSALGRGGSTAVTAILINGQKLWVANVGDSRAVLSRGGQAIQMSIDHEPNTERGSIENKGGFVSNMPGDVPRVNGQLAVSRAFGDKSLKLHLRSDPDIQDTIVDANTDILILASDGLWKVMANQEAIDIARKIKDPMKAAKHLTNEAVKRDSKDDISCVVVRFRG, via the exons ATGGAAGATTATCATGTTGCCAAGTTTGTTAAGATCCAGGGACATGAATTAGGGCTATTTGCCATTTATGATGGACATTTGGGGGATAGCGTTCCAGGTTACCTGCAGAAGCATTTGTTTGCAAATATTCTAAAGGAG GATGGGTTTTGGGTTGACCCTAACAGATCTATCTCAAAAGCCTATGAGAGGACAGACCAGGCAATTCTCTCAAACAGTTCTGCCTTGGGCCGTGGTGGGTCCACTGCTGTAACTGCAATTCTGATAAATGGTCAAAAGTTATGGGTGGCCAATGTTGGAGATTCACGAGCGGTTCTTTCAAGAGGGGGTCAGGCTATACAGATGTCAATAGATCATGAGCCCAATACTGAACGAGGCAGCATCGAGAACAAAGGTGGCTTCGTCTCAAACATGCCAG GAGATGTTCCTAGAGTGAATGGGCAACTAGCAGTTTCTCGTGCTTTTGGGGACAAGAGCCTTAAATTACATTTGCGATCAGACCCAGACATACAGGATACTATTGTTGATGCCAACACTGATATTCTTATACTTGCAAGTGATGGACTCTGGAAG GTTATGGCTAATCAAGAGGCAATTGATATTGCACGAAAGATCAAAGACCCAATGAAGGCAGCTAAGCATTTAACAAATGAAGCAGTGAAAAGGGATAGTAAAGATGATATATCATGTGTTGTTGTTAGATTTAGGGGATGA
- the LOC107420851 gene encoding GTPase LSG1-2 isoform X1 yields the protein MGKNEKTGLGRALVKQHNQMIQQSKEKGRFYKNQQKKVLESVTEVSDIDAIIEQADEADRLFSLAQPAPSLPISLDASSSTSGMTPEERREQQKKEEIMHASSLQVPRRPPWNAGMSVEELDDNERQSFLMWRRSLARLEENENLVLTPFEKNLDIWRQLWRVVERSDLLVMVVDARDPLFYRCPDLEAYAREIDEHKRTLLLINKADLLPESVRKKWAEYFHLQNILFLFWSAKAASASLEGKKLIAPWKTQNNLQDSDDPDIKIFGRDELLARLQFEAEKVVKRRKESGSSSSRSGNVADIQNVIVGFVGYPNVGKSSTINALVGQKRTGVTSTPGKTKHFQTLIISDKLTLCDCPGLVFPSFSSSRFEMIASGVLPIDRMTEHREAVQVVANQVPRHVIEDIYNIKLPKPKPYEPQSRPPLAVELLRTYCASRGYVASSGLPDETRAARQILKDYIDGKLPHFQMPPGMSDAEDPTDNNLLVMHESDSSDVEDPPDVEGKSAPNIEHVLDDLNSFDMDNVLASKKSTVTKPKASHKHHKKPQRKKDRSWRVGNDDGDGMPVIRVFQKPPNVGPLKAT from the exons ATGGGGAAGAATGAGAAGACAGGGTTGGGTAGGGCTCTGGTAAAGCAGCACAACCAGATGATCCAGCAATCCAAGGAAAAGGGACGCTTCTACAAGAACCAGCAGAAGAAGGTTTTGGAATCGGTCACCGAAGTCAGCGACATCGACGCCATCATCGAGCAGGCCGATGAAGCCGACCGCCTCTTCTCTCTTGCCCAACCTGCTCCTTCCCTTCCTATCAGCTT AGATGCAAGTTCTAGTACCAGTGGAATGACTCCTGAGGAGAGGAGGGAGCaacagaaaaaagaagagaTAATGCATGCCAGTAGCCTCCAAGTTCCGCGCAG ACCGCCGTGGAATGCTGGAATGTCTGTAGAAGAGCTCGATGATAATGAAAGACAATCTTTTTTGATGTGGCGTCGAAGCCTTGCAAG ACTAGAGGAAAATGAAAATCTTGTTTTGACTCCTTTTGAGAAGAATCTAGATATCTGGAGACAACTTTGGCGGGTGGTGGAACGAAGTGATTTG ctTGTGATGGTTGTTGATGCACGGGACCCTTTATTTTACCGCTGCCCTGATCTTGAG GCTTATGCACGAGAAATTGATGAGCATAAAAGAACATTGCTTCTTATTAACAAAGCAGATCTTTTACCTGAATCTGTCAG GAAGAAATGGGCAGAGTACTTTCATcttcaaaatattctttttctgTTCTGGTCAGCTAAAGCTGCTTCTGCATCTTTAGAAGGGAAGAAGCTTATTGCCCCATGGAAGACACAGAATAACCTGCAGGATTCAGATGATCCTGACATAAAAATTTTTGGAAGGGATGAGCTTTTGGCACGTTTGCAATTTGAGGCGGAAAAGGTAGTGAAGAGGAGGAAGGAGTCAGGCTCCAGTAGCTCTCGCAGTGGAAATGTTGCAGATATACAGAATGTAATTGTGGGATTTGTGGGATATCCTAATGTGGGGAAGAGCTCAACCATTAATGCCTTGGTAGGCCAGAAGCGCACAGGAGTTACCTCGACTCCAGGAAAGACTAAGCATTTCCAAACATTGATTATATCTGATAAGCTGACCCTCTGTGACTGTCCTGGATTAGTGTTTCCATCATTTTCAAGTTCTAGATTTGAGATGATTGCCTCGGGAGTATTGCCAATTGATCGGATGACGGAGCATAGGGAGGCCGTACAGGTTGTCGCTAATCAAGTCCCAAGGCATGTTATTGAAGATATTTACAACATTAAGCTGCCAAAACCCAAGCCATATGAACCACAGTCTCGGCCACCATTAGCAGTGGAGCTATTGAGAACCTATTGTGCTTCCCGTGGTTATGTTGCCTCAAGTGGACTTCCCGATGAAACAAGAGCTGCCCGCCAAATTTTGAAGGATTACATTGATGGAAAACTGCCCCATTTTCAAATGCCACCTGGAATGTCTGATGCAGAAGATCCTACGGACAACAACTTGTTAGTTATGCACGAGTCAGACTCATCTGATGTTGAAGACCCACCTGATGTGGAAGGCAAGAGTGCACCTAATATTGAGCACGTGCTGGATGATCTAAATTCTTTTGACATGGATAATGTGCTTGCGTCTAAAAAAAGCACAGTTACGAAGCCTAAGGCATCCCATAAACACCACAAGAAGCCTCAAAGGAAAAAGGATCGCTCATGGAGAGTAGgaaatgatgatggtgatggaaTGCCGGTGATAAGAGTTTTTCAGAAGCCTCCAAATGTGGGTCCTCTAAAGGCAACGTGA
- the LOC107420851 gene encoding GTPase LSG1-2 isoform X2, translating into MTPEERREQQKKEEIMHASSLQVPRRPPWNAGMSVEELDDNERQSFLMWRRSLARLEENENLVLTPFEKNLDIWRQLWRVVERSDLLVMVVDARDPLFYRCPDLEAYAREIDEHKRTLLLINKADLLPESVRKKWAEYFHLQNILFLFWSAKAASASLEGKKLIAPWKTQNNLQDSDDPDIKIFGRDELLARLQFEAEKVVKRRKESGSSSSRSGNVADIQNVIVGFVGYPNVGKSSTINALVGQKRTGVTSTPGKTKHFQTLIISDKLTLCDCPGLVFPSFSSSRFEMIASGVLPIDRMTEHREAVQVVANQVPRHVIEDIYNIKLPKPKPYEPQSRPPLAVELLRTYCASRGYVASSGLPDETRAARQILKDYIDGKLPHFQMPPGMSDAEDPTDNNLLVMHESDSSDVEDPPDVEGKSAPNIEHVLDDLNSFDMDNVLASKKSTVTKPKASHKHHKKPQRKKDRSWRVGNDDGDGMPVIRVFQKPPNVGPLKAT; encoded by the exons ATGACTCCTGAGGAGAGGAGGGAGCaacagaaaaaagaagagaTAATGCATGCCAGTAGCCTCCAAGTTCCGCGCAG ACCGCCGTGGAATGCTGGAATGTCTGTAGAAGAGCTCGATGATAATGAAAGACAATCTTTTTTGATGTGGCGTCGAAGCCTTGCAAG ACTAGAGGAAAATGAAAATCTTGTTTTGACTCCTTTTGAGAAGAATCTAGATATCTGGAGACAACTTTGGCGGGTGGTGGAACGAAGTGATTTG ctTGTGATGGTTGTTGATGCACGGGACCCTTTATTTTACCGCTGCCCTGATCTTGAG GCTTATGCACGAGAAATTGATGAGCATAAAAGAACATTGCTTCTTATTAACAAAGCAGATCTTTTACCTGAATCTGTCAG GAAGAAATGGGCAGAGTACTTTCATcttcaaaatattctttttctgTTCTGGTCAGCTAAAGCTGCTTCTGCATCTTTAGAAGGGAAGAAGCTTATTGCCCCATGGAAGACACAGAATAACCTGCAGGATTCAGATGATCCTGACATAAAAATTTTTGGAAGGGATGAGCTTTTGGCACGTTTGCAATTTGAGGCGGAAAAGGTAGTGAAGAGGAGGAAGGAGTCAGGCTCCAGTAGCTCTCGCAGTGGAAATGTTGCAGATATACAGAATGTAATTGTGGGATTTGTGGGATATCCTAATGTGGGGAAGAGCTCAACCATTAATGCCTTGGTAGGCCAGAAGCGCACAGGAGTTACCTCGACTCCAGGAAAGACTAAGCATTTCCAAACATTGATTATATCTGATAAGCTGACCCTCTGTGACTGTCCTGGATTAGTGTTTCCATCATTTTCAAGTTCTAGATTTGAGATGATTGCCTCGGGAGTATTGCCAATTGATCGGATGACGGAGCATAGGGAGGCCGTACAGGTTGTCGCTAATCAAGTCCCAAGGCATGTTATTGAAGATATTTACAACATTAAGCTGCCAAAACCCAAGCCATATGAACCACAGTCTCGGCCACCATTAGCAGTGGAGCTATTGAGAACCTATTGTGCTTCCCGTGGTTATGTTGCCTCAAGTGGACTTCCCGATGAAACAAGAGCTGCCCGCCAAATTTTGAAGGATTACATTGATGGAAAACTGCCCCATTTTCAAATGCCACCTGGAATGTCTGATGCAGAAGATCCTACGGACAACAACTTGTTAGTTATGCACGAGTCAGACTCATCTGATGTTGAAGACCCACCTGATGTGGAAGGCAAGAGTGCACCTAATATTGAGCACGTGCTGGATGATCTAAATTCTTTTGACATGGATAATGTGCTTGCGTCTAAAAAAAGCACAGTTACGAAGCCTAAGGCATCCCATAAACACCACAAGAAGCCTCAAAGGAAAAAGGATCGCTCATGGAGAGTAGgaaatgatgatggtgatggaaTGCCGGTGATAAGAGTTTTTCAGAAGCCTCCAAATGTGGGTCCTCTAAAGGCAACGTGA
- the LOC107420849 gene encoding cryptochrome-1, giving the protein MSGGGCSIVWFRRDLRVEDNPALAAGVRAGAVVALFVWAPEEEGHYYPGRVSRWWLKQSLAHLDSSLRSLGTSLITKRSTDSVSSLLEVVKSTGATQLFFNHLYDPLSLVRDHRAKEFLTAQGIAVRSFNADLLYEPWDVNDAYGRPFTTFAAFWERCLSMPFDPEAPLLPPKRIFSGDVSRCSSDPLAFEDESEKGSNALLARAWSPGWSSADKALTTFINGPLIEYSKNRRKADSATTSFLSPHLHFGEVSVRKVFHLVRIKQVLWANEGNKAGEESVNLFLKSIGLREYSRYLSFNHPYSHERPLLGHLKFFPWVVNEGYFKAWRQGRTGYPLVDAGMRELWATGWLHDRIRVVVSSFFVKVLQLPWRWGMKYFWDTLLDADLESDALGWQYISGTLPDGREFDRIDNPQFEGYKFDPNGEYVRRWLPELARLPTEWIHHPWNAPESVLQAAGIELGSNYPLPLVEIDAAKARLQEALTEMWQLEASSRAAIENGTEEGLGDSSESTLIAFPQDIQMEENHELPRNNPPTTRCYEDQMVPSMTSSLVRVEEETSMGLRVLAEESRAEVPADAVVNQEPRRDLLNQGTMQTIHRNTLPHHNTPGLQHAVEDSTAESSSSTRREWDGGIVPVWSPSPSSYSEQFVGDENGIGTSSSYLQRHPQSHQIMNCRQLSQTG; this is encoded by the exons atgTCAGGTGGTGGGTGTAGCATAGTATGGTTCAGGAGAGATCTGAGGGTAGAAGATAACCCAGCCCTTGCAGCTGGAGTTAGAGCAGGTGCTGTGGTTGCTCTCTTTGTATGGGCACCTGAAGAAGAAGGCCATTACTATCCTGGAAGGGTTTCAAGGTGGTGGCTCAAACAAAGTTTGGCTCATCTTGATTCCTCTTTGAGAAGTCTTGGTACTTCTCTCATCACCAAGAGATCTACTGACAGTGTTTCTTCTCTACTTGAGGTTGTTAAGTCCACTGGTGCTACTCAACTATTCTTCAACCACTTATATG ACCCCTTGTCACTTGTTAGAGATCATCGGGCAAAGGAGTTTTTAACTGCTCAAGGGATAGCTGTACGTTCCTTTAATGCGGATCTGCTCTACGAACCATGGGATGTCAATGATGCCTACGGTCGCCCATTCACAACCTTTGCAGCTTTCTGGGAAAGATGCCTTAGCATGCCATTTGACCCGGAGGCACCGCTTCTTCCACCTAAGAGAATATTTTCAG GTGATGTATCAAGGTGCTCCTCTGATCCATTAGCGTTTGAAGATGAATCAGAGAAGGGAAGCAATGCACTTCTTGCTCGAGCATGGTCTCCTGGGTGGAGCAGTGCTGATAAGGCCTTGACAACGTTCATTAACGGACCGCTAAttgaatattcaaaaaatcGCAGGAAGGCTGATAGTGCCACAACATCATTTCTCTCTCCACATTTGCATTTTGGAGAGGTAAGTGTGAGAAAAGTCTTCCATCTTGTTCGAATCAAGCAGGTTTTGTGGGCCAATGAAGGAAACAAGGCTGGTGAAGAGAGTGTGAACTTGTTTCTAAAGTCTATTGGTCTTAGGGAATATTCAAGATACTTGAGTTTTAATCATCCTTACAGTCATGAAAGACCCCTTCTTGGGCATCTGAAGTTCTTTCCTTGGGTTGTGAATGAGGGATATTTCAAGGCTTGGAGGCAAGGTAGAACTGGCTATCCCTTGGTGGATGCTGGCATGAGAGAGTTGTGGGCAACTGGCTGGCTGCATGACCGGATACGAGTGGTAGTTTCTAGTTTCTTTGTAAAGGTTCTGCAACTACCATGGAGGTGGGGAATGAAGTATTTCTGGGACACACTCTTAGATGCAGATCTGGAGAGTGATGCTCTTGGTTGGCAATATATATCTGGTACTCTCCCTGATGGTCGTGAATTTGACCGCATAGATAATCCACAG TTTGAGGGTTACAAATTTGACCCTAATGGAGAATATGTCCGAAGGTGGCTTCCTGAACTTGCTAGACTGCCAACTGAATGGATACATCACCCTTGGAATGCACCAGAATCTGTACTCCAAGCTGCTGGTATTGAACTGGGATCAAACTATCCTCTTCCCCTTGTAGAAATAGATGCTGCAAAAGCCAGGTTGCAAGAAGCACTGACAGAGATGTGGCAGCTAGAAGCATCTTCAAGGGCTGCAATTGAGAATGGAACGGAGGAAGGACTTGGAGACTCCTCTGAGTCAACCCTAATTGCCTTTCCTCAAGACATtcaaatggaagaaaatcaTGAATTGCCAAGGAACAATCCTCCTACTACACGGTGCTACGAGGATCAGATGGTTCCAAGCATGACTTCTTCTTTGGTAAGAGTTGAAGAGGAAACTTCTATGGGTCTTCGAGTTTTGGCAGAAGAGAGCAGGGCAGAAGTGCCAGCAGATGCAGTTgtgaaccaagaaccaagaagaGACCTATTAAACCAAGGGACCATGCAGACTATTCATAGAAACACTCTGCCACATCACAATACACCTGGCCTGCAACATGCTGTTGAAGATTCCACCGCAGAATCTTCCAGTAGTACTAGGAGAGAATGGGATGGAGGTATCGTTCCAGTTTGGTCTCCTTCACCTTCTAGTTACTCAGAGCAGTTTGTGGGTGATGAAAATGGCATTGGAACAAGTTCATCTTATTTGCAGAGACATCCTCAGTCTCATCAAATAATGAATTGCAGGCAGTTATCTCAAACTGG gtaa
- the LOC107420850 gene encoding aquaporin NIP1-1 has protein sequence MDSSPSITVAASPKQELPSALSIMEEGKFAKANDIPSKNFRKELPKQVVAELIGTYVLIFMGCGGALVSQVQPLKMVGIAIVWGLVLMALIYAVGHVSGAHFNPAVTISLAAACKFPWKHV, from the exons ATGGATAGTTCACCTTCCATTACTGTTGCAGCTTCCCCTAAACAAGAATTGCCTAGTGCACTTTCTATCATGGAAGAAGGAAAATTTGCTAAAGCTAATGATATTCCTTCAAAAAACTTCCGAAAG GAGTTGCCAAAACAGGTTGTTGCAGAGCTGATAGGTACATACGTTCTGATATTTATGGGTTGCGGGGGTGCGCTTGTGAGCCAAGTACAACCGCTTAAAATGGTGGGGATAGCAATAGTCTGGGGCCTTGTTTTGATGGCTCTTATTTATGCAGTTGGGCATGTCTCTGGTGCTCATTTCAATCCTGCAGTTACCATTTCCTTAGCTGCTGCATGCAAATTTCCTTGGAAACATGTGTGA
- the LOC107420853 gene encoding probable protein phosphatase 2C 10 isoform X1: MDSNCADYFFNSFELSASSAGKGKSHGGLIKYGFSLIKGKANHPMEDYHVAKFVKIQGHELGLFAIYDGHLGDSVPGYLQKHLFANILKEDGFWVDPNRSISKAYERTDQAILSNSSALGRGGSTAVTAILINGQKLWVANVGDSRAVLSRGGQAIQMSIDHEPNTERGSIENKGGFVSNMPGDVPRVNGQLAVSRAFGDKSLKLHLRSDPDIQDTIVDANTDILILASDGLWKVMANQEAIDIARKIKDPMKAAKHLTNEAVKRDSKDDISCVVVRFRG; the protein is encoded by the exons ATGGATTCAAATTGTGCAGACTATTTCTTCAATTCATTTGAG CTTTCTGCATCTAGCGCTGGTAAGGGAAAAAGCCATGGGGGGCTAATCAAGTATGGTTTCAGCCTGATAAAGGGGAAAGCAAATCATCCAATGGAAGATTATCATGTTGCCAAGTTTGTTAAGATCCAGGGACATGAATTAGGGCTATTTGCCATTTATGATGGACATTTGGGGGATAGCGTTCCAGGTTACCTGCAGAAGCATTTGTTTGCAAATATTCTAAAGGAG GATGGGTTTTGGGTTGACCCTAACAGATCTATCTCAAAAGCCTATGAGAGGACAGACCAGGCAATTCTCTCAAACAGTTCTGCCTTGGGCCGTGGTGGGTCCACTGCTGTAACTGCAATTCTGATAAATGGTCAAAAGTTATGGGTGGCCAATGTTGGAGATTCACGAGCGGTTCTTTCAAGAGGGGGTCAGGCTATACAGATGTCAATAGATCATGAGCCCAATACTGAACGAGGCAGCATCGAGAACAAAGGTGGCTTCGTCTCAAACATGCCAG GAGATGTTCCTAGAGTGAATGGGCAACTAGCAGTTTCTCGTGCTTTTGGGGACAAGAGCCTTAAATTACATTTGCGATCAGACCCAGACATACAGGATACTATTGTTGATGCCAACACTGATATTCTTATACTTGCAAGTGATGGACTCTGGAAG GTTATGGCTAATCAAGAGGCAATTGATATTGCACGAAAGATCAAAGACCCAATGAAGGCAGCTAAGCATTTAACAAATGAAGCAGTGAAAAGGGATAGTAAAGATGATATATCATGTGTTGTTGTTAGATTTAGGGGATGA